In a genomic window of Fimbriiglobus ruber:
- a CDS encoding beta strand repeat-containing protein, with the protein MTAIEVTVTPIDDNQADGNQTVVEALTGLSSNQRYTISGPAATDTIQEIPATAWITADENAVKDGPDGASDGYFTIHRSYSSGTIAVAYGPPTGTATAGVNYSSPLGTTQTVTFTPGVTAITVALTPIDDYMGDGPETVIEAITGLSSNQRYVASGGPATATITDTDMEPGGMVVVAARDQEFSGVVATIESQHGSVGDFGATVQWGDGSTSTGTVVAGDEAGEFDVEGVHVYTHQGQYALAVRITDSAAPVNAFVGGVAVVLGLTDHRNQESVSAYSVGGGEPLPAGEGVTYTEASDGSSGGSGGSGGYGGSGGYGGSGGGSGADYSFSASGSATYTLTETVAQVHGNYTVSQTGTIDYTLSESGDDFDVPDSTLSVSDTDTATQTQVTADLDTHATATVTASTTYNDTRSGGADGYSWTQTGTTTSTATESGTRDDGTYTASSSDTLTLTTVGSAAPYTGYDWEDYFGVSGGSGGSGGVYPGPYGTGGAYTESWTGTDRATRSETGYDGPETYSLGESGTQGITGSETGSYADQGYTLSETTSGTETALDTDTDAGGGDSLTDRASPSTTLTAIGNEGYGTVTITGSAADPSTLTDTATRSLDTDSVTETDSPTESWTLSGFASLTQYSLSVSESDSENATASEVDQSLTAGQTETDVSGDVSTETGALSGAYNLTDTESDSPTVTEGDVDQTDTAGDTVTVTDGATDRESGNWMTGDYTSTVTASDWTDDTASESDQGATDGDTDWGYAGETDTITGNDVSGTYTDTGTETAWDTDDDAAGDGGATDTGWASGSDAGTLSASGNALSGAYSETVTDTATGSDSDDAADNGATSTDSVTGNDSSTTTVTGNDVSGTYSVTATGTTTSSDTDTDADAGAWDGDTDVETDVDVGSASGNALTGTYTASDTDAVADSDTGSGYDNGEWDGETGTGTDTAKTNDSGNVYTGAYTATVSDAATSTATDSAYDSGVSDTATTTATDAATSTDAGNAITGTFTTSGTDTSTGTDTDTGADGSATEAGSDDGSETATDTDSGNAITGTYSESGTDVATDTDTDSDGDQGATATDTGTGLDRASFFQSGNFLLGNYTASSTDTTSGTDTSTEADTGDTGTDTDGGSDTAVESDSGNDLSGAYTASGTDTSTDADTSTEADGGDTGTDVVIGSGFASFFNTGNFLTGLYTTSETDSGTSTDTSTDSDGSASDTGTDSGTDYASTSASGNAITGTYSESGTDSATSTDTDSDSDQGATATDFLTGTSFARYLNSGNSLLGNYLASSTDTATSTDTSTDSDSSATGTDTATGTDTAVESDSGNDLTGDYTTSDTDTSAGSDTSTDSDGSESDTGNDSGNDYATATESGNDLSGTYTDSSTDVATSTDTSTDANQGATATDTTTATDRSTASGYGNALLGSFWAWATDTTSDTDSDSDSDDGLTDAGTGTETDYATSSSSGNDLTGSVTGWATDTAYGSETATGTDDRGTYTATATDYSGDSSTDSDNDLTGADDDSDSAWETDSSTQVGSSYTLTSSDSTSDTSTNTGNDLSGTDTPTSTVTDTASSTEVGTQSGVSYTLTEGSTTTHTESDSDDLYTGTYTVVSGDTTSSTMSETGGLSSGSGGSGGSGGYGGSGGSYWWGKTATATDASTQTGDADTGDYTVTGTESQGSTATEWGGSASFTETRTQGGTITGSGNDIDGESTTTETGTRGSTFSDTTPGASGSYTVTEGTSGSFTTVNTDDAVNGTYTVTDTGITGYSFTESEAGSSGGWSSGGSGGSGGWSSGGAGGYTLSGTGTTTLTETDTGDDVTGSDGTTTTGSDTYTLTEVGQTTGGVAYGETVTGTESVTATGTGNDDAGTSSTTTSATGTYVRTDTGATSGRAGSGSYGYTNAETADALAGYFTRSETGTDRYGLVYSFDDVSGETNGDTGHLHFSSTGVPFVDPGKPSDRSQSTWLGYYGGAALNGLGKGLYDMGEGVVGMATEAVQVGRDVGNAGLSAGSHVTNAVVGGGIYEFDLHSNTMGGYDSAVKNGKGDAYALNAMADGASLGVKPLVEGVIDYAKTGDATRASQTAGGVAAANLAGAAQIKVTQAAIRGTANAWEQMKLKPPVDNTPAPSVPYPSELPPRVAPKPAPKPPTEPNPLEVWENEGGAPEGGRSVPDARVPKNPAPRSLTDIQTRDWYHNRLAEIDNIVNQMRAQNQPLEVIAREAHRLRNEAKMQARELMMNQDVAKSLPPPLTWEEAMKKYNGDFEKIIGKSQTSNKAVDQKIEDRRAGGEQ; encoded by the coding sequence GTGACGGCCATCGAGGTGACCGTCACCCCGATCGACGACAACCAGGCGGACGGCAACCAGACGGTCGTCGAGGCCCTGACCGGGCTGTCGTCGAACCAGCGGTACACGATCAGCGGGCCGGCGGCCACCGACACGATCCAGGAGATCCCGGCCACGGCCTGGATCACGGCCGACGAGAACGCCGTCAAGGACGGCCCGGACGGGGCCTCGGACGGGTACTTCACGATCCACCGGTCGTACTCGTCCGGGACGATCGCGGTCGCCTACGGGCCGCCGACCGGGACGGCCACGGCCGGGGTCAACTACTCGAGCCCGCTCGGGACCACCCAGACGGTCACGTTCACCCCCGGGGTGACGGCCATCACCGTCGCCCTGACGCCGATCGATGACTACATGGGGGACGGGCCGGAGACGGTGATCGAGGCCATCACCGGGCTGTCGTCGAACCAGCGGTACGTGGCGAGCGGGGGGCCGGCGACGGCCACCATCACGGACACCGACATGGAACCCGGCGGGATGGTCGTGGTGGCGGCCCGCGACCAGGAGTTCTCCGGGGTGGTGGCCACCATCGAGTCCCAGCACGGGTCGGTCGGCGACTTCGGGGCGACCGTCCAGTGGGGCGACGGGTCGACGTCGACCGGGACGGTGGTCGCGGGCGACGAGGCCGGCGAGTTCGACGTCGAGGGGGTCCACGTGTACACCCACCAGGGGCAGTACGCGCTGGCCGTCCGGATCACCGACTCGGCGGCCCCGGTGAACGCGTTCGTCGGCGGGGTCGCGGTCGTCCTCGGGCTGACCGACCACCGGAACCAGGAGTCGGTGTCGGCGTACAGCGTGGGGGGGGGCGAACCCCTGCCGGCCGGCGAGGGGGTGACGTACACCGAGGCTTCCGACGGGTCGAGCGGCGGGTCCGGCGGGAGCGGGGGCTACGGCGGCAGCGGCGGGTACGGCGGGAGCGGCGGCGGGTCCGGGGCGGACTACTCGTTCTCGGCGTCCGGGTCGGCCACGTACACGCTGACCGAGACGGTCGCCCAGGTGCACGGGAATTACACCGTGTCCCAGACCGGGACGATCGACTACACCCTGTCGGAGTCCGGGGACGACTTCGACGTCCCGGACTCGACCCTGTCGGTGTCCGACACGGACACGGCGACCCAGACCCAGGTGACCGCCGACCTCGACACCCACGCGACGGCCACGGTCACCGCGAGTACGACGTACAACGACACCCGGTCGGGCGGGGCCGACGGGTACTCGTGGACCCAGACCGGGACGACGACGTCGACCGCGACCGAGTCGGGCACCCGGGACGACGGGACGTACACGGCGTCGTCGAGCGATACGCTGACGCTCACCACGGTCGGGTCGGCGGCCCCGTACACGGGGTACGACTGGGAGGATTATTTCGGCGTATCCGGTGGGTCCGGGGGGTCCGGCGGCGTGTACCCCGGGCCGTACGGGACCGGCGGGGCGTACACCGAGTCGTGGACCGGGACGGACCGGGCCACCCGGTCGGAGACCGGGTACGACGGGCCGGAGACGTACTCGCTCGGCGAGTCCGGGACGCAGGGGATCACCGGGTCCGAGACCGGCAGCTACGCCGACCAGGGGTACACCCTGTCCGAGACGACGTCCGGGACCGAGACGGCCCTGGACACCGACACGGACGCCGGGGGCGGGGACTCGCTGACCGACCGGGCGTCGCCGTCGACGACGCTCACGGCGATCGGGAACGAGGGGTACGGGACCGTGACGATCACCGGGTCGGCCGCCGACCCGAGCACCCTGACCGACACCGCCACGCGGTCGCTCGACACCGACTCGGTGACCGAGACCGACTCGCCGACCGAGTCGTGGACCCTGTCCGGGTTCGCGTCCCTCACCCAGTACTCGCTGTCGGTGTCCGAGTCGGACTCGGAGAACGCGACCGCGTCGGAGGTCGACCAGAGCCTGACGGCCGGCCAGACCGAGACGGACGTGTCCGGCGACGTGTCGACCGAGACGGGGGCCCTGTCAGGGGCGTACAACCTGACCGACACGGAGTCCGACAGCCCGACGGTGACGGAGGGGGACGTCGACCAGACGGACACCGCCGGGGACACGGTGACGGTCACGGACGGGGCGACCGACCGGGAGTCGGGCAACTGGATGACCGGGGACTACACGAGCACGGTCACGGCGTCCGACTGGACGGACGACACGGCGAGCGAGTCCGACCAGGGGGCGACGGACGGGGACACGGACTGGGGGTACGCCGGGGAGACCGACACGATCACCGGGAACGACGTCAGCGGGACGTACACGGACACCGGGACGGAGACGGCGTGGGACACCGACGACGACGCGGCGGGCGACGGCGGGGCGACCGACACCGGGTGGGCCAGCGGGTCGGACGCGGGCACCCTGTCGGCGTCCGGGAACGCCCTGTCCGGGGCGTACTCCGAGACGGTCACCGACACGGCCACCGGGTCCGACTCGGACGACGCGGCCGACAACGGGGCGACGAGTACCGACTCGGTGACCGGGAACGACTCGTCCACGACGACGGTGACCGGGAACGACGTGAGCGGGACGTACTCGGTGACGGCGACCGGCACGACGACCAGCTCCGACACGGACACCGATGCGGACGCCGGGGCGTGGGACGGGGACACGGACGTCGAGACGGACGTCGACGTGGGGTCCGCGTCGGGCAACGCCCTGACCGGGACGTACACCGCGTCCGACACGGACGCGGTGGCCGACTCCGACACCGGGAGCGGGTACGACAACGGGGAATGGGACGGGGAAACGGGGACCGGGACCGACACGGCCAAGACGAACGATTCGGGGAACGTGTACACCGGGGCGTACACCGCGACCGTGTCCGACGCGGCCACCAGCACGGCGACCGACTCGGCGTACGACTCCGGGGTGTCGGACACGGCCACGACGACGGCGACCGACGCGGCCACGAGTACCGACGCGGGGAACGCGATCACCGGGACGTTCACGACGTCCGGGACGGACACGTCGACGGGGACCGACACCGACACCGGGGCCGACGGGAGCGCGACCGAGGCGGGGTCGGACGACGGGTCGGAGACGGCGACGGACACCGACTCCGGGAACGCGATCACCGGGACGTACAGCGAGTCCGGGACGGACGTGGCGACCGACACGGACACGGACAGCGACGGGGACCAGGGGGCGACCGCGACCGACACGGGCACCGGGCTCGACCGGGCGTCGTTCTTTCAGTCCGGGAACTTCCTGCTCGGGAACTACACGGCGTCGAGTACGGACACGACGAGTGGGACGGACACGAGCACCGAGGCGGACACCGGGGACACGGGGACGGACACCGACGGCGGGAGCGACACGGCGGTCGAGTCGGACTCGGGCAACGACTTGTCCGGGGCGTACACGGCGTCGGGGACGGACACGAGTACCGACGCCGACACGAGTACCGAGGCGGACGGCGGGGACACCGGGACGGATGTCGTGATCGGGTCCGGGTTCGCGTCGTTCTTCAACACCGGCAACTTCCTGACCGGGCTGTACACGACCTCGGAGACGGACTCCGGCACCAGCACCGACACGTCGACGGACAGCGACGGCAGCGCGTCGGACACCGGGACGGATTCGGGCACCGACTACGCGTCGACGAGTGCGTCCGGGAACGCGATCACCGGGACGTACAGCGAGTCCGGGACCGATTCGGCCACCAGCACCGACACGGACTCCGATTCGGACCAGGGGGCGACCGCGACCGACTTCCTGACCGGGACGAGCTTCGCCCGGTACCTGAATTCCGGCAACAGCCTGCTCGGCAACTACCTGGCGTCGAGTACCGATACGGCCACCAGCACCGACACGAGTACCGACTCGGACAGCAGCGCGACGGGCACCGACACGGCCACCGGGACCGACACGGCGGTCGAGTCGGACTCGGGCAACGACCTGACCGGGGACTACACGACGTCGGACACCGACACGTCGGCCGGCAGCGACACGTCGACCGATTCGGACGGCAGCGAGTCGGACACCGGAAACGACTCGGGCAATGACTACGCGACGGCGACCGAGTCGGGCAACGACCTGTCCGGGACGTACACCGATTCGAGTACCGATGTCGCGACCAGTACGGACACGAGTACCGACGCGAACCAGGGGGCGACGGCGACGGACACGACGACGGCGACCGACCGGTCGACGGCGTCGGGGTACGGGAACGCGCTGCTCGGGTCGTTCTGGGCGTGGGCCACGGACACGACGTCGGACACCGATTCGGACTCGGACTCGGACGACGGGTTGACCGACGCGGGGACGGGGACGGAAACCGACTACGCGACGTCGTCGAGCAGCGGGAACGACCTGACCGGGAGCGTGACCGGGTGGGCCACGGACACGGCGTACGGGAGCGAAACGGCGACCGGGACGGACGACCGGGGGACGTACACGGCGACCGCGACGGACTACTCGGGCGACTCGTCGACGGACAGTGATAACGACCTGACCGGGGCCGACGACGACTCCGACTCGGCGTGGGAAACGGACTCGTCGACCCAGGTCGGCTCGTCGTACACGCTGACGTCGTCGGACTCGACGTCGGACACGTCGACGAACACCGGGAACGACCTGAGCGGGACCGACACCCCGACGTCGACGGTCACCGACACGGCGTCATCGACCGAGGTCGGCACCCAGTCGGGGGTCAGCTACACGCTGACCGAGGGGTCGACGACGACGCACACCGAGTCGGACTCGGACGACCTGTACACGGGGACGTACACGGTCGTGTCTGGGGACACCACGTCGTCGACGATGTCCGAGACCGGCGGGCTGTCGTCGGGGTCCGGGGGGTCGGGTGGGTCCGGGGGCTACGGCGGGTCGGGCGGCAGTTACTGGTGGGGGAAGACGGCCACCGCGACCGACGCGTCGACGCAAACGGGGGACGCGGACACCGGGGACTACACGGTCACCGGGACCGAGTCCCAGGGGTCGACGGCGACCGAGTGGGGCGGCAGCGCGTCGTTCACCGAGACCCGCACCCAGGGGGGGACGATCACCGGGTCGGGGAACGACATCGACGGGGAGTCGACGACGACCGAGACGGGCACCCGGGGGTCGACGTTCAGCGACACCACCCCGGGGGCCAGCGGGTCGTACACGGTCACCGAGGGGACGTCCGGGTCGTTCACCACGGTCAACACCGATGACGCGGTCAACGGGACGTACACGGTGACCGACACGGGCATCACCGGGTACAGCTTCACCGAGTCCGAGGCGGGTTCGAGCGGCGGGTGGTCGAGCGGCGGGTCCGGGGGATCGGGCGGGTGGTCGAGCGGCGGCGCCGGCGGGTATACTCTATCTGGGACCGGGACGACGACCCTGACGGAAACGGACACCGGGGACGACGTGACCGGGTCGGACGGGACGACGACGACCGGGTCGGACACGTACACGCTGACCGAGGTCGGGCAGACGACCGGGGGCGTGGCGTACGGGGAGACGGTGACCGGGACCGAGAGCGTGACCGCGACCGGGACCGGGAATGACGACGCGGGCACGTCGAGTACAACCACGTCGGCGACCGGGACGTACGTGCGGACGGACACCGGGGCGACAAGCGGGCGGGCCGGGAGCGGGTCGTACGGATACACCAACGCCGAGACGGCCGATGCTCTGGCCGGGTATTTCACCCGATCCGAGACGGGGACCGATCGGTACGGGCTGGTGTACTCCTTCGACGACGTGAGTGGCGAGACCAACGGGGATACCGGGCATTTGCACTTCAGCTCGACGGGAGTGCCGTTCGTCGATCCAGGGAAACCGAGTGATCGAAGCCAATCAACGTGGCTTGGTTATTACGGTGGCGCGGCACTGAATGGCTTAGGAAAAGGCCTATATGACATGGGCGAAGGTGTTGTTGGCATGGCCACCGAGGCCGTTCAAGTCGGTCGAGATGTCGGTAATGCCGGGCTTTCAGCCGGGTCGCATGTAACGAATGCGGTCGTCGGTGGTGGGATTTACGAGTTCGATCTCCATTCAAATACGATGGGCGGCTACGATTCTGCGGTAAAGAACGGGAAAGGTGATGCGTATGCCTTGAATGCGATGGCTGATGGCGCCTCTTTGGGCGTTAAGCCACTCGTGGAAGGCGTGATCGATTACGCCAAGACGGGAGATGCGACAAGGGCATCTCAAACGGCTGGGGGTGTAGCCGCTGCAAACCTTGCAGGTGCAGCTCAAATCAAGGTTACTCAGGCGGCCATTCGGGGGACGGCCAACGCGTGGGAGCAAATGAAGCTGAAGCCGCCCGTGGACAATACTCCTGCCCCTTCTGTACCGTACCCCAGTGAGTTGCCACCGCGCGTAGCTCCAAAGCCTGCTCCGAAACCGCCGACCGAACCAAATCCACTGGAGGTTTGGGAAAACGAGGGAGGGGCACCAGAGGGTGGCAGATCTGTGCCAGATGCTCGAGTGCCAAAGAACCCAGCCCCAAGATCGCTCACGGATATTCAAACTCGGGACTGGTATCACAATCGGTTGGCCGAGATCGATAATATTGTGAATCAGATGCGCGCCCAGAACCAACCGCTCGAAGTAATCGCCCGGGAGGCTCACCGACTTCGGAATGAAGCCAAAATGCAGGCCAGGGAGTTGATGATGAACCAGGATGTCGCCAAATCGCTTCCGCCACCTCTCACCTGGGAGGAGGCCATGAAGAAGTACAACGGGGACTTCGAGAAGATCATCGGCAAGTCCCAAACCTCCAACAAAGCTGTGGATCAAAAGATCGAGGATCGCCGTGCGGGCGGGGAGCAGTAG
- a CDS encoding Calx-beta domain-containing protein has product MGVGHRHDHRDAGHGLDHGRPERDQVRPDRVDQRVLHDPPVVLVGDDRGGLRAADRVGRTGDELFEPARGTQTVTFTPGVTAIEVTVTPIDDNQVDGNQTVVEALTGLSSNQRYTISGTAVTDTITETLATAWITADENAVKFGPGGLTSGYFTIHRSYSSGTIAVAYGPPTGSAVQGTNYSSPLGGTQTVTFTPGVTAIEVTVTPIDDNQADGNQTVIEALTGLSSNQRYTISGPAATDTIQEIRPRPGSRPTRTPSSSGRAG; this is encoded by the coding sequence GTGGGGGTCGGCCACCGACACGATCATCGAGACGCCGGCCACGGCCTGGATCACGGCCGACCAGAACGCGACCAAGTTCGGCCCGACCGGGTTGACCAGCGGGTACTTCACGATCCACCGGTCGTACTCGTCGGGGACGATCGCGGTGGCCTACGGGCCGCCGACCGGGTCGGCCGTACCGGGGACGAATTATTCGAGCCCGCTCGGGGCACCCAGACGGTCACGTTCACCCCGGGCGTGACGGCCATCGAGGTGACCGTCACCCCGATCGACGACAACCAGGTCGACGGCAACCAGACCGTCGTCGAAGCCCTGACCGGGCTGTCCAGCAACCAGCGGTACACGATCAGCGGGACGGCGGTCACCGACACGATTACCGAGACGCTAGCCACGGCGTGGATCACGGCCGACGAGAACGCCGTCAAGTTCGGGCCGGGTGGGTTGACCAGCGGGTACTTCACGATCCACCGGTCGTACTCGTCGGGGACGATCGCGGTGGCGTACGGGCCGCCGACCGGGTCGGCCGTCCAGGGGACGAACTACTCGAGCCCGCTCGGCGGCACCCAGACGGTCACGTTCACCCCGGGGGTGACGGCCATCGAGGTGACCGTCACCCCGATCGACGACAACCAGGCGGACGGCAACCAGACGGTCATCGAGGCCCTGACCGGGCTGTCGTCGAACCAGCGGTACACGATCAGCGGGCCGGCCGCCACCGACACGATCCAGGAGATCCGGCCACGGCCTGGATCACGGCCGACGAGAACGCCGTCAAGTTCGGGCCGGGCGGGCTGA